A genome region from Nicotiana tabacum cultivar K326 chromosome 13, ASM71507v2, whole genome shotgun sequence includes the following:
- the LOC107815445 gene encoding uncharacterized protein LOC107815445 isoform X5, translating to MIGEHLIKKKLVEFKKFSIPIRGEEFIKKSIEKKRKDYKCDLKTMYVTKYKTKDALMKNRPSHIPMDQWIGLTSYWLSDKAKKRSQANRISRAKQKMPHTGGSKSIATLMNEKAIDGIEPTREEVYILTHTMRKDGKPPDEESSNTIVHDANSGNKQATQAPRMPSVTSSSFFSQGT from the exons ATGATTGGCGAGCATTTGATAAAGAAGAAATTGGTGGAGTTT AAGAAATTCTCAATCCCAATACGTGGAGAAGAGTTTATAAAAAAGTCAATAGAGAAGAAACGGAAGGACTATAAATGTGATCTGAAGACTATGTATGTGACCAAATATAAGACCAAAGATGCCTTGATGAAAAATAGACCAAGTCACATACCAATGGATCAATGGATTGGTCTCACCTCGTATTGGCTTTCTGATAAAGCAAAG AAGCGTAGTCAAGCAAATAGAATCAGTAGGGCTAAGCAAAAGATGCCTCACACCGGAGGATCCAAAAGCATAGCAACTTTGATGAATGAAAAG GCTATAGATGGAATAGAACCTACACGTGAAGAAGTTTACATATTAACTCATACAATGCGTAAGGATGGTAAACCACCGGATGAGGAGTCTTCAAATACTATT GTTCATGATGCCAATAGCGGCAATAAACAAGCAACGCAAGCACCACGGATGCCATCAGTGACATCAAGTTCCTTCTTCTCGCAAG GAACTTAA
- the LOC107815445 gene encoding uncharacterized protein LOC107815445 isoform X1, giving the protein MIGEHLIKKKLVEFKKFSIPIRGEEFIKKSIEKKRKDYKCDLKTMYVTKYKTKDALMKNRPSHIPMDQWIGLTSYWLSDKAKKRSQANRISRAKQKMPHTGGSKSIATLMNEKAIDGIEPTREEVYILTHTMRKDGKPPDEESSNTIVHDANSGNKQATQAPRMPSVTSSSFFSQDTDNTDIAIHPAQQIRVDQIINSENKNLRNLNKEIWL; this is encoded by the exons ATGATTGGCGAGCATTTGATAAAGAAGAAATTGGTGGAGTTT AAGAAATTCTCAATCCCAATACGTGGAGAAGAGTTTATAAAAAAGTCAATAGAGAAGAAACGGAAGGACTATAAATGTGATCTGAAGACTATGTATGTGACCAAATATAAGACCAAAGATGCCTTGATGAAAAATAGACCAAGTCACATACCAATGGATCAATGGATTGGTCTCACCTCGTATTGGCTTTCTGATAAAGCAAAG AAGCGTAGTCAAGCAAATAGAATCAGTAGGGCTAAGCAAAAGATGCCTCACACCGGAGGATCCAAAAGCATAGCAACTTTGATGAATGAAAAG GCTATAGATGGAATAGAACCTACACGTGAAGAAGTTTACATATTAACTCATACAATGCGTAAGGATGGTAAACCACCGGATGAGGAGTCTTCAAATACTATT GTTCATGATGCCAATAGCGGCAATAAACAAGCAACGCAAGCACCACGGATGCCATCAGTGACATCAAGTTCCTTCTTCTCGCAAG ATACAGACAACACTGATATTGCAATACATCCAGCACAACAGATTAGAGTCGATCAGATCATTAACTcagaaaacaagaatttaag GAACTTAAACAAGGAAATTTGGCTCTAA
- the LOC107815445 gene encoding uncharacterized protein LOC107815445 isoform X4 yields MIGEHLIKKKLVEFKKFSIPIRGEEFIKKSIEKKRKDYKCDLKTMYVTKYKTKDALMKNRPSHIPMDQWIGLTSYWLSDKAKKRSQANRISRAKQKMPHTGGSKSIATLMNEKAIDGIEPTREEVYILTHTMRKDGKPPDEESSNTIDLVLPLLYYGVVNLPYEMLLLMVCLMRLHIS; encoded by the exons ATGATTGGCGAGCATTTGATAAAGAAGAAATTGGTGGAGTTT AAGAAATTCTCAATCCCAATACGTGGAGAAGAGTTTATAAAAAAGTCAATAGAGAAGAAACGGAAGGACTATAAATGTGATCTGAAGACTATGTATGTGACCAAATATAAGACCAAAGATGCCTTGATGAAAAATAGACCAAGTCACATACCAATGGATCAATGGATTGGTCTCACCTCGTATTGGCTTTCTGATAAAGCAAAG AAGCGTAGTCAAGCAAATAGAATCAGTAGGGCTAAGCAAAAGATGCCTCACACCGGAGGATCCAAAAGCATAGCAACTTTGATGAATGAAAAG GCTATAGATGGAATAGAACCTACACGTGAAGAAGTTTACATATTAACTCATACAATGCGTAAGGATGGTAAACCACCGGATGAGGAGTCTTCAAATACTATT GACTTGGTCCTACCCCTTCTCTATTACGGGGTGGTAAATCTTCCTTACGAAATGCTGTTGCTGATGGTTTGTCTAATGAGGCTGCACATAAGTTAG
- the LOC107815445 gene encoding uncharacterized protein LOC107815445 isoform X3, whose translation MIGEHLIKKKLVEFKKFSIPIRGEEFIKKSIEKKRKDYKCDLKTMYVTKYKTKDALMKNRPSHIPMDQWIGLTSYWLSDKAKKRSQANRISRAKQKMPHTGGSKSIATLMNEKVHDANSGNKQATQAPRMPSVTSSSFFSQDTDNTDIAIHPAQQIRVDQIINSENKNLRNLNKEIWL comes from the exons ATGATTGGCGAGCATTTGATAAAGAAGAAATTGGTGGAGTTT AAGAAATTCTCAATCCCAATACGTGGAGAAGAGTTTATAAAAAAGTCAATAGAGAAGAAACGGAAGGACTATAAATGTGATCTGAAGACTATGTATGTGACCAAATATAAGACCAAAGATGCCTTGATGAAAAATAGACCAAGTCACATACCAATGGATCAATGGATTGGTCTCACCTCGTATTGGCTTTCTGATAAAGCAAAG AAGCGTAGTCAAGCAAATAGAATCAGTAGGGCTAAGCAAAAGATGCCTCACACCGGAGGATCCAAAAGCATAGCAACTTTGATGAATGAAAAG GTTCATGATGCCAATAGCGGCAATAAACAAGCAACGCAAGCACCACGGATGCCATCAGTGACATCAAGTTCCTTCTTCTCGCAAG ATACAGACAACACTGATATTGCAATACATCCAGCACAACAGATTAGAGTCGATCAGATCATTAACTcagaaaacaagaatttaag GAACTTAAACAAGGAAATTTGGCTCTAA
- the LOC107815445 gene encoding uncharacterized protein LOC107815445 isoform X2, with the protein MIGEHLIKKKLVEFKKFSIPIRGEEFIKKSIEKKRKDYKCDLKTMYVTKYKTKDALMKNRPSHIPMDQWIGLTSYWLSDKAKKRSQANRISRAKQKMPHTGGSKSIATLMNEKAIDGIEPTREEVYILTHTMRKDGKPPDEESSNTIVHDANSGNKQATQAPRMPSVTSSSFFSQGQTAF; encoded by the exons ATGATTGGCGAGCATTTGATAAAGAAGAAATTGGTGGAGTTT AAGAAATTCTCAATCCCAATACGTGGAGAAGAGTTTATAAAAAAGTCAATAGAGAAGAAACGGAAGGACTATAAATGTGATCTGAAGACTATGTATGTGACCAAATATAAGACCAAAGATGCCTTGATGAAAAATAGACCAAGTCACATACCAATGGATCAATGGATTGGTCTCACCTCGTATTGGCTTTCTGATAAAGCAAAG AAGCGTAGTCAAGCAAATAGAATCAGTAGGGCTAAGCAAAAGATGCCTCACACCGGAGGATCCAAAAGCATAGCAACTTTGATGAATGAAAAG GCTATAGATGGAATAGAACCTACACGTGAAGAAGTTTACATATTAACTCATACAATGCGTAAGGATGGTAAACCACCGGATGAGGAGTCTTCAAATACTATT GTTCATGATGCCAATAGCGGCAATAAACAAGCAACGCAAGCACCACGGATGCCATCAGTGACATCAAGTTCCTTCTTCTCGCAAG GGCAAACTGCATTTTAG